The following DNA comes from Xiphias gladius isolate SHS-SW01 ecotype Sanya breed wild chromosome 10, ASM1685928v1, whole genome shotgun sequence.
gactgaaaaatgtgtttataatagATTTTTTACTTGTTAAAACTGTCTTAGTTCTCCCACACTGAAAGTAATTATTACTATGGGGACTTTAAGCATGACTATGGTATTCAGGTTATAGTAACGTCATTGAGAGTCACTCTAACCCTACAATAATTTtcttataaaaacaatatttttacaaatgttttgcagttatttttatAGTTCTGGTTGATGCATTATAGCCCAGTTCTTTAGggggtttctttgttttcctgcatCTTCATGGACACTGTCattataaggaaaaaaaatgaccaatgtcttttcttttctttgactgCAGAGAGTCGAGAGGATAACAGTGTGTATGACTTATTTGATCTGGCCCAAGTAAACAAGAGACACCATGGAGTGAGTTTGGTTAAAGGCGCAGATCCCTACAGCCCTGCATACAGAGTCCTGAATGCAGACCTGATCCCCTCCATCCCCGACAGCTCCTTTCGGGACCTCCTTGATTCCATCCAGGCTGAGAGGGGCTTCCTCCTCCTGGTCAACCTGAAGCAGTTTAAGAAAACCAGAGGCAGCATTTTGACCATCGAGAAGAATGATGGGTCTGGGCCAGTTTTCGAGATCATTTCCAATGGCAAGGCGAACACTCTGGATGTGGTCTACTCCACAATGAACCAGCAGCAGGTCGTGTCCATCGAGGATGCGGATTTGGCCACTGGACACTGGAAGAACATCACGCTGTTCGTTGAGGATGACCGGGCGCAGCTTTTCGTCGGCTGCGAGGAGATTAATATATCAGAGATGGATGTTCCCATCCATAAAGTGCTGTCCCAGGAGGTGGCAGACATCGCCAGGCTCAGGATTGGAAAGGGAGCTGTGAAGGACAGATTTATAGTAAGATCAATAGTGTTTTGACTAAGATGGAAACTAAATAACTGtctaatgatgaaaaataatatttagtgCACTATTTTTCGTGCTCACACAATAActaatgtaagaaaataaagttttaatagTTTGAAGTATCTCTAACTTGAATTTATCTTTCTTCAGGGAGTCCTTCAGAATGTGCGCTTTGTCTTTGGGACCACTCTTAATGCCATACTAAGAAATAAGGGATGCCAGAGGGAAGGTAAGTttgaaaaatagataaaatgtgTCTTTCCCCTTGACTGACCAGATCTAACTCAGATGCAATAAGGATGCAAATAGACTACCACATTGTGCTCCAGTGAACAAAAgttcatttgtcttttctcctctctttcccctgCAGCTACCTTAACTGATGTCATGACCCTGGACAACCCAGTCAACGGGTCCAGCCCAGCCATTAGGAATGATTACACTGGCCACAAAGCCAAAGGTGAggccccccccacacacacacacacacacacaaaaactcaagtCTGTGTCTGTTCTATTGGTCAGTTGCAAACACTAATATTCGAGGTAATTTATTGGATTCTTCTCTCCTGTAATCAGATCTCCAGTCTGTCTGCGGCTTCTCTTGTGATGACATTGCCAGCATGTTTAAGGAGCTCAAGGGACTCGGTGTGGTTGTTAAACAGCTGTCAAACGAGCTCCGAAAAGTGGTAAGCTCCAAGGGCCATCAGggtgttgtttctttttcatcattcactccctcttttcctctcctctgcatctttccccctgcttccagttaACGCATTCCCAGCGCATAGCCACTTGTCGCTGTCATTGCAGCCCCTGGCCAAGTCCTTAATGAGACCCATGTGAATACACAAATATGTTTGGCTGCCAGTTGCATTTGCACTGCTTCGCAAGAGTCAAGCAATGTCTTTATCACGGTGTTGGTTGGTTATTCATTTGTATTGGATCCTTGGCAAAGTAAaagttttccattttccatcctGAGCAACCcccttctctctatctctttttttcccagtctgAGGACAGCACACTgctgaaaaatcaaatgaacATCCACAGTGGAGTCTGCTTCCACAATGGCATGGTGtacaaagacaaagatgaaTGGACCGTGGACGGCTGCACCGAGTGCACCTGCCAGGTAAGTGTCATCACACATGCTGGAATACAACCTTTAGACTAGCCACAAATCAGCTGAGGAAACACATCACTGTGTTTCCTGTATCCCTGCTGTAACGAAGTGATAGTAGTGTTTATGTTAGCACCTCCCTTTATAATCACATTGCTTCTGTCTGAAAGCCATCAACATGTCTTTTCTACTATCAACAAAGCAGCATGGAGCCTTTTCTCCACTAGCAAATTTTAGTGAAGGGTGCTTATGTATTGTGCAATTAGCTAGGTGTTAGTGGGAGAGTGTTAGTTAGCATTATGTTTTCTATCAACACAGCAGGAGTGTCATGTCCCTGATAAAGATCAGTCCTTTGTGAAATAAAGCAATTAGGCTTGGAACAGCACCAGgaaaccctgttttttttctttatccagTCAGCCATTCATTtaactcattatttttgtactAATTTGACTGTTCCTTTATCCAGAACTCTGCTACTGTGTGTCGTAAAATCTCCTGCCCTCTGATCCCATGTGCTAATGCCACCGTGCCCGACGGAGAGTGCTGCCCTCGCTGTGAACCATGTAAGCttaattttcatacattttatctgattttcattattttttcttgatatCTTTCCCTCAAAGTAACAATCCTCAAACTTCATATCTTCCCCCCCTGCAGCGACTCATGTTATCGAGGATGGATGGTCTCCCTGGTCTGAATGGACCCATTGTTCAGTGACTTGCGGCCGTGGCATCCAGCAGCGTGGACGCTCCTGCGACCGCATCAACAGCAACTGTGAGGGCACCTCTGTCCAGACCCGTGACTGCTACCCCCAGGAATGTGACAAACGCTGTAAGTCAATGAGTATTCTTAACACAACCATTGTGATGGTAAATATTCTCAGTTTGATAGCATGAAGAATTAATTGGGTATGTGTTGCTCACAGTCAAACAGGATGGTGGTTGGAGTCACTGGTCTCCATGGTCTTCATGCTCTGTGACCTGTGGTGAAGGGGTCATCACCCGGATCCGCCTCTGCAACTCCCCCACACCCCAGATGGGTGGCAGGGACTGCCAGGGAGAAGGACGTCaaactgaaatgtgtcagaAGTCGCCTTGCCCTGGTAAGTTAAATTTcagtacaaaaatatatatgatagAGTGTATGaattcaatgaaaaataatgaatattggcttcttcttttttttaaattaacttttagTCGATGGAGGTTGGGGACCTTGGTCACCATGGGACACCTGCACTGTTACCTGTGGTGGAGGAGTCCACACCCGCAAACGCCTCTGCTCTGACCCTGTCCCAAAATATGGTGGAAAGGATTGTGTTGGTGATGCCACTATGTCTCGAGTGTGCAACAAACAGGGCTGTCCTATTGGTAAGCATTTAAGATTtcagaaatattaaagaaataagGCACAATTCACAACAGATCACCCTTTTAATGcatgaattctttttttctacagatgGTTGTCTGTCCAACCCATGCTTCCCTGGCACAAAGTGCACCAGCTTCCCTGATGGCTCTTTCAGGTGTGGCAAGTGTCCACTTGGCTACCGTGGGAATGGCCTCATCTGCAAGGACATTGATGAGTGTAAAGAGGTCCCTGATGCCTGCCACACACATAACGGTGTCCATCGCTGTGAGAACACTAAGCCTGGTTACAACTGTCTGCCTTGCCCTGCACGTTTCTCCGGTCCTCAGCCCTTCGGAAGGGGAGTGGAACAGGCAACTGTTAAAAAACAGGTTTGAATTATTACTTACTCGTTGTGTTTGTGGCACGTAGGCTAGCTGCTTGCATTTTGTTTAACCCTCTGTAATTTTCTTTAGGTGTGCACACCTCGTAACCCTTGTCGGGATGGAAGCCATGACTgcaataaaaatgcaaactgCATCTACTTGGGCATCTTCTCTGAGTCCATGTTCCGTTGCGAGTGCAAGCCAGGTTATGCTGGGAATGGCCGTATTTGTGGAGAGGACAGTGACCTGGATGGCTGGCCAAACATGGACTTGCTGTGTGTGAAGAATGCTACCTACCACTGCAAGAAGGTAGCCGGACCCACCATGGACAGAAATACAAAAGGCCATTATTACCCATCTGCGCCTTATTATTGTGATGACTGCCTCCTTAACCACTCTTTTGTTATTTCCTAGGATAACTGCCCCAACCTTCCCAACTCTGGTCAGGAAGATCATGACAAAGATGGCCTGGGTGATGAATGTGAccatgatgatgacaatgatgacaTCCCTGATGATAGGGTGAGTCATTACAGCAGTTTTATTTAGCCCCAAACTGTGCTTTCCTCAGAGACCAGACATAGCAATCAGCTGTAGCCATCCTTCCTCTGGGCAGGAAGAATGTAAAGTCtccatgtttgtgtgctttCACCAGAGAGCTAAAGTGGAAAGCCAGTAGCATAGCAATAGTGTAATATAATTTCAGCATGAAGCCTGAATTGAGGACAAGGTGGCTTGTTGCCCATAATTCTTAGTGTGGATTTGGAAAGTTGGGCAAGAAAAATGCTGTGGTAACAATTACCAGCTCTCATGCAGTGGAATATCACATTCcagaaaaagtaagaaaaaaacatgccttTGAAACCAAAGTTTTGTTCCTATACATATCA
Coding sequences within:
- the LOC120795957 gene encoding thrombospondin-1-like, translated to MMLCGIFLLLMLWSCEGARLAESREDNSVYDLFDLAQVNKRHHGVSLVKGADPYSPAYRVLNADLIPSIPDSSFRDLLDSIQAERGFLLLVNLKQFKKTRGSILTIEKNDGSGPVFEIISNGKANTLDVVYSTMNQQQVVSIEDADLATGHWKNITLFVEDDRAQLFVGCEEINISEMDVPIHKVLSQEVADIARLRIGKGAVKDRFIGVLQNVRFVFGTTLNAILRNKGCQREATLTDVMTLDNPVNGSSPAIRNDYTGHKAKDLQSVCGFSCDDIASMFKELKGLGVVVKQLSNELRKVSEDSTLLKNQMNIHSGVCFHNGMVYKDKDEWTVDGCTECTCQNSATVCRKISCPLIPCANATVPDGECCPRCEPSTHVIEDGWSPWSEWTHCSVTCGRGIQQRGRSCDRINSNCEGTSVQTRDCYPQECDKRFKQDGGWSHWSPWSSCSVTCGEGVITRIRLCNSPTPQMGGRDCQGEGRQTEMCQKSPCPVDGGWGPWSPWDTCTVTCGGGVHTRKRLCSDPVPKYGGKDCVGDATMSRVCNKQGCPIDGCLSNPCFPGTKCTSFPDGSFRCGKCPLGYRGNGLICKDIDECKEVPDACHTHNGVHRCENTKPGYNCLPCPARFSGPQPFGRGVEQATVKKQVCTPRNPCRDGSHDCNKNANCIYLGIFSESMFRCECKPGYAGNGRICGEDSDLDGWPNMDLLCVKNATYHCKKDNCPNLPNSGQEDHDKDGLGDECDHDDDNDDIPDDRDNCPRVYNPAQYDADRDDVGDRCDNCVFEANTDQADTDNNGEGDACAVDIDGDGILNENDNCPYVYNVDQRDTDRDGVGDHCDNCPLEHNPDQVDSDSDLVGDKCDNNQDIDEDGHQNNLDNCPYIPNANQADHDKDGKGDACDHDDDNDGIPDDKDNCRLVFNVDQLDSDGDGRGDACKDDFDQDSVPDIYDVCPENFAISETDFRRFQMVPLDPKGTSQIDPNWVVRHQGKELVQTVNCDPGIAVGFDEFSAVDFSGTFFINTDRDDDYAGFVFGYQSSSRFYTVMWKQITQTYWSHTPTRAQGYSGLSIKVVNSTTGPGEHLRNALWHTGDTPGQVRTLWHDPKNIGWKDFTAYRWHLTHRPKNGLIRVVMYEGKRIMADSGNIYDKTYAGGRLGLYVFSQEMVYFSDLKYECRDT